The Delphinus delphis chromosome 2, mDelDel1.2, whole genome shotgun sequence genome contains a region encoding:
- the RASGRP1 gene encoding RAS guanyl-releasing protein 1 isoform X4 — translation MFKIDASLASTMEEFQELVKANGEELHCRLIDTTQINARDWSRKLTQRIKSNTSKKRKVSLLFDHLEPEELSEHLTYLEFKSFRRISFSDYQNYLVNSCVKENPTMERSIALCNGISQWVQLMVLSRPTPQLRAEVFIKFIQVAQKLHQLQNFNTLMAVIGGLCHSSISRLKETSSHVPHEINKVLGEMTELLSSCRNYDNYRRAYGECTHFKIPILGVHLKDLISLYEAMPDYLEEGKVNVHKLLALYNHINELVQLQEVAPPLEANKDLVHLLTLSLDLYYTEDEIYELSYAREPRNHKAPPLTPSKPPVVVDWASGVSPKPDPKTISKHVQRMVDSVFKNYDHDQDGYISQEEFEKIAASFPFSFCVMDKDREGLISREEITAYFMRASSIYSKLGLGFPHNFQETTYLKPTFCDNCAGFLWGVIKQGYRCKDCGMNCHKQCKDLVVFECKKRAKNSTAPTENSTSVGPTSNLCSLGAKDLHHAPEEGPFTFPNGEAVEHNEESKDRTIMLMGVSSQKISVRLKRTVAHKATQTEALSWLGSEGPSSHFVLSSPRKTAQDTLYVLPSTTSPCPSPVLVRKRAFVKWENKESLIKSKEELRHLRLPTYQELEQEINTLKADNNALKIQLKYAQKKIETLQLARSNHVLAQMEQGDCS, via the exons ATGTTTAAAATAGATGCCAGCTTGGCAAGCACTATGGAAGAGTTTCAGGAACTGGTGAAAGCTAACGGCGAGGAGCTGCACTGCCGCCTGATTGACACAACTCAAAT CAATGCCCGTGACTGGTCCAGGAAACTGACTCAAAGGATAAAATCGAACACCAGCAAGAAACGAAAAGTCTCCCTGCTCTTTGACCATCTGGAACCAGAAGAGCTCTCCGAGCACCTTACCTACCTGGAGTTCAAGTCCTTCCGGAGGATATCT TTCTCCGATTATCAGAATTACCTCGTGAATAGCTGCGTGAAGGAGAACCCTACCATGGAGCGGTCCATTGCCCTGTGTAACGGCATCTCCCAGTGGGTACAACTGATGGTTCTCAgccgccccaccccccagctccgaGCTGAAGTCTTCATCAAGTTCATCCAGGTGGCTCAG AAGCTCCACCAACTACAGAACTTCAATACGTTGATGGCTGTGATAGGAGGGCTCTGTCACAGCTCAATCTCCAGGCTCAAGGAGACAAGTTCACATGTCCCGCATGAAATCAATAAG GTTCTGGGTGAGATGACCGAGCTGCTGTCCTCCTGCAGAAACTATGACAACTACCGGCGTGCCTACGGGGAGTGCACCCACTTCAAGATCCCCATCCTGGGGGTACACCTCAAGGACCTCATCTCCCTGTATGAAGCCATGCCCGACTAtctggaggaggggaaggtgaACGTCCACAAGCTGCTGGCCCTTTACAATCATATCAATGAACTGGTCCAGCTGCAAGAGGTGGCCCCACCCCTGGAGGCCAACAAGGACCTGGTGCACCTGCTGACG TTATCCCTAGATCTCTACTACACTGAAGACGAAATCTACGAGCTTTCTTATGCCCGGGAGCCCAGGAACCACAAAGCCCCC cCACTAACACCTTCAAAGCCACCAGTAGTTGTGGACTGGGCCTCTGGAGTATCTCCCAAACCTGATCCAAAGACCATAAGCAAACACGTCCAGAGGATGGTAGAT TCTGTATTCAAGAACTATGATCATGACCAGGATGGATACATTTCCcaggaagaatttgaaaagattGCTGCgagttttccattttccttctgtGTGATGGACAAAGACAG GGAAGGTCTCATCAGCAGAGAAGAGATCACTGCCTACTTCATGAGGGCCAGCTCCATCTACTCCAAGCTGGGCCTGGGCTTTCCTCACAACTTCCAAGAGACAACCTACCTGAAACCCACTTTCTGTGACAACTGTGCTGGATTT CTCTGGGGAGTGATCAAACAAGGGTATCGGTGTAAAG ACTGCGGGATGAACTGCCACAAACAATGCAAAGACCTGGTTGTGTTCGAGTGCAAGAAGCGAGCCAAGAACTCAACAGCTCCCACAGAGAACAGCACCTCTGTGGGGCCAACGTCCAACCTTTGCTCATTGGGAGCCAAAGATCTGCACCATG CACCAGAGGAAGGACCTTTCACATTCCCTAATGGGGAGGCTGTGGAACACAATGAAGAAAGTAAGGATCGGACCATCATGCTCATGGGAGTGTCCTCACAGAAGATTTCTGTTCGGTTGAAGAGGACTGTTGCCCACAAGGCCACCCAGACCGAAGCACTGTCTTGGCTTGGCAGTGAGGGCCCTTCCAGTCACTTTGTGCTATCTTCCCCAAGGAAGACGGCCCAGGATACTCTGTATGTACTTCCCAGCACTACATCTCCATGCCCCAGCCCAGTCTTGGTCAGAAAGCGGGCTTTCGTCAAGTGGGAGAATAAAGAATCCCTCATAAAATCAAAGGAGGAGCTCCGTCACCTCAGACTCCCAACCTACCAAGAGCTGGAACAG